In Mucilaginibacter celer, one DNA window encodes the following:
- a CDS encoding EVE domain-containing protein: MKHWIIVVSKDHISRGISGGFIQACHGRIAPLKQMAVGDWVAVYSPKQKMNGHEPLQAFTAIGQVRDEDIYQKQMAVDFVPYRRNLNYYECTEAPIAPMIDELDFITDKKAWGYNFKFGFFEIPGADFEKIKEQMITAKQPLLNKATLWKN; this comes from the coding sequence ATGAAACATTGGATAATTGTAGTATCAAAAGATCATATCAGTCGGGGCATTTCCGGCGGATTTATCCAGGCTTGCCACGGCAGGATTGCACCCCTCAAGCAGATGGCAGTTGGCGATTGGGTTGCAGTTTACTCCCCTAAACAAAAAATGAATGGCCATGAGCCTTTGCAGGCTTTTACAGCCATTGGCCAGGTGCGCGATGAGGATATATATCAAAAGCAAATGGCTGTCGATTTTGTTCCTTACCGTCGCAACCTAAACTACTATGAGTGTACCGAAGCACCCATTGCCCCGATGATAGATGAACTTGATTTTATTACCGATAAAAAAGCCTGGGGTTATAACTTCAAATTTGGTTTCTTCGAGATTCCCGGCGCGGATTTTGAGAAGATAAAAGAGCAGATGATAACCGCAAAACAACCACTACTAAATAAAGCTACATTATGGAAAAATTAA